One Phoenix dactylifera cultivar Barhee BC4 unplaced genomic scaffold, palm_55x_up_171113_PBpolish2nd_filt_p 000089F, whole genome shotgun sequence DNA window includes the following coding sequences:
- the LOC103713528 gene encoding peptide-N(4)-(N-acetyl-beta-glucosaminyl)asparagine amidase isoform X1 → MVARRFVVRHNDDEYSVEYDTGGGLEVLKVQIFSLTSVPPDDQKILAEEEGLLVTESSDLEAISEKLRLVSIQAEEQKPESVWNQEQSDEELARRLQAEEDALLFQQYTSRGNGEEFKKRVQPYVQQVLMYEDPDRQEAARKSVPVDEIEEKALVSLAKEGNFSPSKYEKDHAFLLQLLFWFKQSFRWVNSPPCDKCGGETSPIGMGSALPSEIKFGGIRVELYRCKVCVSITRFPRYNDPLKLLETRRGRCGEWANCFTLYCRAFGYESRLILDFTDHVWTECFSHYLGRWMHLDPCEGLYDNPLLYEKGWNKKLNYIIAIAKDGVYDVTKRYTRKWHEVLSRRDITTEASASAILSSITKECRAGYSSEALSVLEYRDKKEAEELESGIHLQIDASMSLPGRRSGAVEWRKARSELGSNENSSYTHSSCPVRACVDAHVRNIYNAFVLLSTHFLDNDLPKAKTIEVLEIFKRLLLDLRNISFRQRRSFLNQNAFQFSEKMMHCLQELFSAISLKGELENDGRVCISLAGDPVHTSIALPVAIDAVDEIIDNYKSTNFSAKDVRFPKVNRLCSGSVLASGEELPIGIATSAFDGIRLSKWEEPNGAKAEMQLTKEPLHLERIDKKGCWLIYKVIDDQMYDLESYDLTSANDAPERDPVDWIVEGSDDGGSSWNVLDKRSSQIFEKRFQRKTFSVGARRMCKAFRFHFLAVRDPKATSRFQIGSIDLYGKSS, encoded by the exons ATGGTCGCTCGGAGGTTCGTCGTCCGCCATAACGATGATGAGTACTCCGTCGAATACGACACCGGCGGTGGCCTCGAG GTTCTCAAAGTCCAGATCTTCTCGCTGACCTCCGTCCCTCCGGACGATCAAAag ATCTTGGCAGAGGAGGAGGGTCTCCTCGTCACCGAAAGCTCCGATCTTGAAGCCATCTCGGAGAAACTCCGCTTGGTTTCGATCCAAGCAGAAGAACAAAAGCCGGAATCGGTTTGGAATCAAGAGCAATCCGATGAAGAATTGGCCCGACGCTTGCAG GCAGAAGAGGATGCGCTGCTCTTCCAGCAGTATACCTCTAGGGGTAATGGAGAGGAGTTTAAGAAGAGGGTTCAGCCGTATGTCCAACAGGTTCTTATG TATGAGGACCCGGATCGCCAAGAGGCTGCCCGCAAGTCAGTTCCTGTTGATGAGATTGAGGAGAAGGCATTAGTTTCTCTTGCCAAG GAGGGAAACTTCAGTCCTTCAAAATATGAGAAAGATCATGCCTTCTTGTTGCAACTACTATTCTGGTTCAAGCAATCATTCAG GTGGGTTAATTCACCCCCTTGTGATAAGTGTGGTGGTGAGACTAGCCCTATTGGCATGGGTTCTGCACTTCCTTCTGAGATTAAATTTGGTGGCATTCGTGTTGAGCTTTATAG GTGCAAGGTTTGTGTGAGCATTACTCGTTTTCCTCGATATAATGATCCATTAAAG CTTCTAGAAACAAGGAGAGGGCGTTGTGGAGAGTGGGCTAATTGCTTTACGCTCTATTGTCGAGCTTTTGGTTATGAATCTCGTCTG ATATTGGACTTCACCGATCATGTCTGGACAGAGTGTTTTTCACATTACTTGGGGAG GTGGATGCATCTTGACCCATGCGAAGGATTATATGATAATCCACTGTTATACGAAAAGGG CTGGAATAAGAAGCTGAATTACATAATTGCTATTGCAAAGGATGGAGTTTATGATGTCACAAAACGTTACACAAGGAAGTGGCATGAG GTCCTGTCTAGACGTGACATTACGACAGAAGCATCTGCCTCTGCTATTCTTTCTTCTATAACAAAAGAATGTCGTGCTGGATATTCATCTGAAGCACTTTCAGTGCTGGAATATCGTGACAAGAAAGAAGCAGAGGAACTTGAGAGTGGGATCCATCTTCAAATTGATGCTTCAATGTCATTGCCGGGGAGGCGAAGTGGGGCTGTTGAATGGCGAAAAGCAAGATCTGAATTGGGTTCTAATGAAAATAGTTCATATACCCATTCTTCTTGTCCAGTCCGAGCATGTGTGGATGCTCATGTTAGAAACATCTACAATGCTTTTGTTCTTCTTTCAACCCACTTTCTTGATAATGATCTTCCAAAAGCTAAAACTATTGAAGTCCTAGAGATTTTTAAAAGATTGCTACTGGATCTTAGAAATATCTCTTTCAGGCAACGGAGATCTTTCTTAAATCAAAATGCATTCCAGTTTTCTGAGAAGATGATGCACTGCCTTCAAGAATTGTTTTCTGCCATATCCTTAAAGGGGGAGTTGGAGAATGATGGAAGGGTTTGCATTTCCTTAGCTGGTGATCCAGTTCATACTTCTATAGCTTTACCAGTGGCTATAGATGCAGTTGATGAgataattgataattataaatctACTAACTTTTCTGCCAAAGACGTACGATTTCCAAAAGTGAATCGATTATGTTCTGGCTCAGTTCTTGCAAGTGGTGAAGAACTTCCTATTGGAATT GCTACATCAGCATTTGATGGTATTCGTTTGTCTAAATGGGAAGAACCCAATGGAGCGAAAG CCGAGATGCAATTGACTAAAGAACCTTTACACCTGGAAAGAATAGATAAAAAAG GTTGCTGGCTAATATACAAAGTGATCGATGACCAGATGTATGATCTTGAGTCGTATGATCTAACATCAGCCAATGACGCCCCAGAAAGAGATCCAGTGGACTG GATAGTTGAAGGAAGTGATGATGGAGGCTCTAGTTGGAATGTCTTAGACAAGCGGAGCTCTCAGATATTTGAAAAGCGTTTCCAGCGCAAAACATTTAGTGTAGGCGCAAGGCGCATGTGTAAAGCATTCAG ATTCCATTTTCTGGCGGTCAGAGATCCTAAAGCAACTTCAAGGTTTCAGATAGGTAGCATCGACCTGTATGGAAAATCTAGTTAG
- the LOC103713530 gene encoding transcription factor MYB26-like: protein MGHHCCSKQKVKRGLWSPEEDEKLSKYITTHGHGCWSSVPKQAGLQRCGKSCRLRWINYLRPDLKRGSFSAQEERVIIDVHRILGNRWAQIAKHLPGRTDNEVKNFWNSCIKKKLIAQGLDPKTHNLIPAARPNNSINSANISQFHHPQSSTTPFTISSPIKSFETTQSTPMDMNTSLVTLPPPPTLPLHETIPISTFQYQDANVLMSYKDQNSHTSIDFTHGSSSLDQPNMSSSSFHQPGFMDDCMWASTVEPLEAPRQNEVEFQQGQGQAQALACKMGFDGPNEEKRLEMESSYNSSTFDIELMESALMPSGVFCGGSSIEQLQWDC from the exons ATGGGTCACCACTGCTGCAGCAAGCAGAAGGTCAAGAGAGGCCTGTGGTCTCCTGAGGAAGATGAGAAGCTCAGCAAATACATCACTACCCATGGCCATGGCTGCTGGAGCTCTGTCCCAAAACAAGCAG GCCTGCAGAGGTGTGGAAAGAGCTGCAGGCTGAGGTGGATCAACTACCTGAGACCTGACCTCAAGAGGGGGTCCTTCTCAGCACAGGAAGAAAGGGTCATCATAGATGTGCACAGGATCCTAGGCAACAG GTGGGCTCAGATAGCAAAGCATCTTCCAGGGAGGACAGACAATGAGGTGAAGAACTTTTGGAATTCATGCATAAAGAAGAAACTGATTGCCCAAGGATTGGATCCCAAGACCCACAACCTAATCCCTGCTGCTCGCCCTAATAATAGCATCAATTCAGCCAATATCTCTCAGTTCCACCACCCCCAGTCATCAACCACACCATTCACCATTAGTTCCCCCATCAAGAGCTTTGAGACAACTCAGAGCACCCCAATGGACATGAACACTTCTTTGGTCACATTACCTCCCCCACCTACTCTTCCCTTGCATGAGACAATACCTATCTCCACCTTCCAATACCAAGATGCCAACGTCTTGATGAGCTACAAAGATCAAAATTCGCACACTTCAATCGACTTTACCCATGGTTCTTCTTCTTTAGACCAGCCAAACATGTCCTCCTCTTCATTCCATCAGCCTGGATTTATGGATGATTGCATGTGGGCTAGTACTGTTGAGCCACTGGAAGCCCCAAGGCAAAATGAGGTAGAATTCCAACAAGGGCAAGGCCAAGCGCAAGCATTAGCATGCAAGATGGGCTTCGATGGGCCCAATGAGGAGAAGAGGCTAGAGATGGAGAGCTCCTACAACAGTTCAACCTTCGATATCGAGCTCATGGAATCTGCATTAATGCCTTCTGGAGTCTTTTGCGGTGGGAGCTCAATTGAGCAACTGCAGTGGGATTGCTAG
- the LOC103713528 gene encoding peptide-N(4)-(N-acetyl-beta-glucosaminyl)asparagine amidase isoform X2, which yields MVARRFVVRHNDDEYSVEYDTGGGLEVLKVQIFSLTSVPPDDQKILAEEEGLLVTESSDLEAISEKLRLVSIQAEEQKPESVWNQEQSDEELARRLQAEEDALLFQQYTSRGNGEEFKKRVQPYVQQVLMYEDPDRQEAARKSVPVDEIEEKALVSLAKEGNFSPSKYEKDHAFLLQLLFWFKQSFRWVNSPPCDKCGGETSPIGMGSALPSEIKFGGIRVELYRCKVCVSITRFPRYNDPLKLLETRRGRCGEWANCFTLYCRAFGYESRLILDFTDHVWTECFSHYLGRWMHLDPCEGLYDNPLLYEKGWNKKLNYIIAIAKDGVYDVTKRYTRKWHEVLSRRDITTEASASAILSSITKECRAGYSSEALSVLEYRDKKEAEELESGIHLQIDASMSLPGRRSGAVEWRKARSELGSNENSSYTHSSCPVRACVDAHVRNIYNAFVLLSTHFLDNDLPKAKTIEVLEIFKRLLLDLRNISFRQRRSFLNQNAFQFSEKMMHCLQELFSAISLKGELENDGRVCISLAGDPVHTSIALPVAIDAVDEIIDNYKSTNFSAKDVRFPKVNRLCSGSVLASGEELPIGIATSAFDGIRLSKWEEPNGAKGCWLIYKVIDDQMYDLESYDLTSANDAPERDPVDWIVEGSDDGGSSWNVLDKRSSQIFEKRFQRKTFSVGARRMCKAFRFHFLAVRDPKATSRFQIGSIDLYGKSS from the exons ATGGTCGCTCGGAGGTTCGTCGTCCGCCATAACGATGATGAGTACTCCGTCGAATACGACACCGGCGGTGGCCTCGAG GTTCTCAAAGTCCAGATCTTCTCGCTGACCTCCGTCCCTCCGGACGATCAAAag ATCTTGGCAGAGGAGGAGGGTCTCCTCGTCACCGAAAGCTCCGATCTTGAAGCCATCTCGGAGAAACTCCGCTTGGTTTCGATCCAAGCAGAAGAACAAAAGCCGGAATCGGTTTGGAATCAAGAGCAATCCGATGAAGAATTGGCCCGACGCTTGCAG GCAGAAGAGGATGCGCTGCTCTTCCAGCAGTATACCTCTAGGGGTAATGGAGAGGAGTTTAAGAAGAGGGTTCAGCCGTATGTCCAACAGGTTCTTATG TATGAGGACCCGGATCGCCAAGAGGCTGCCCGCAAGTCAGTTCCTGTTGATGAGATTGAGGAGAAGGCATTAGTTTCTCTTGCCAAG GAGGGAAACTTCAGTCCTTCAAAATATGAGAAAGATCATGCCTTCTTGTTGCAACTACTATTCTGGTTCAAGCAATCATTCAG GTGGGTTAATTCACCCCCTTGTGATAAGTGTGGTGGTGAGACTAGCCCTATTGGCATGGGTTCTGCACTTCCTTCTGAGATTAAATTTGGTGGCATTCGTGTTGAGCTTTATAG GTGCAAGGTTTGTGTGAGCATTACTCGTTTTCCTCGATATAATGATCCATTAAAG CTTCTAGAAACAAGGAGAGGGCGTTGTGGAGAGTGGGCTAATTGCTTTACGCTCTATTGTCGAGCTTTTGGTTATGAATCTCGTCTG ATATTGGACTTCACCGATCATGTCTGGACAGAGTGTTTTTCACATTACTTGGGGAG GTGGATGCATCTTGACCCATGCGAAGGATTATATGATAATCCACTGTTATACGAAAAGGG CTGGAATAAGAAGCTGAATTACATAATTGCTATTGCAAAGGATGGAGTTTATGATGTCACAAAACGTTACACAAGGAAGTGGCATGAG GTCCTGTCTAGACGTGACATTACGACAGAAGCATCTGCCTCTGCTATTCTTTCTTCTATAACAAAAGAATGTCGTGCTGGATATTCATCTGAAGCACTTTCAGTGCTGGAATATCGTGACAAGAAAGAAGCAGAGGAACTTGAGAGTGGGATCCATCTTCAAATTGATGCTTCAATGTCATTGCCGGGGAGGCGAAGTGGGGCTGTTGAATGGCGAAAAGCAAGATCTGAATTGGGTTCTAATGAAAATAGTTCATATACCCATTCTTCTTGTCCAGTCCGAGCATGTGTGGATGCTCATGTTAGAAACATCTACAATGCTTTTGTTCTTCTTTCAACCCACTTTCTTGATAATGATCTTCCAAAAGCTAAAACTATTGAAGTCCTAGAGATTTTTAAAAGATTGCTACTGGATCTTAGAAATATCTCTTTCAGGCAACGGAGATCTTTCTTAAATCAAAATGCATTCCAGTTTTCTGAGAAGATGATGCACTGCCTTCAAGAATTGTTTTCTGCCATATCCTTAAAGGGGGAGTTGGAGAATGATGGAAGGGTTTGCATTTCCTTAGCTGGTGATCCAGTTCATACTTCTATAGCTTTACCAGTGGCTATAGATGCAGTTGATGAgataattgataattataaatctACTAACTTTTCTGCCAAAGACGTACGATTTCCAAAAGTGAATCGATTATGTTCTGGCTCAGTTCTTGCAAGTGGTGAAGAACTTCCTATTGGAATT GCTACATCAGCATTTGATGGTATTCGTTTGTCTAAATGGGAAGAACCCAATGGAGCGAAAG GTTGCTGGCTAATATACAAAGTGATCGATGACCAGATGTATGATCTTGAGTCGTATGATCTAACATCAGCCAATGACGCCCCAGAAAGAGATCCAGTGGACTG GATAGTTGAAGGAAGTGATGATGGAGGCTCTAGTTGGAATGTCTTAGACAAGCGGAGCTCTCAGATATTTGAAAAGCGTTTCCAGCGCAAAACATTTAGTGTAGGCGCAAGGCGCATGTGTAAAGCATTCAG ATTCCATTTTCTGGCGGTCAGAGATCCTAAAGCAACTTCAAGGTTTCAGATAGGTAGCATCGACCTGTATGGAAAATCTAGTTAG